From the genome of Halobacterium sp. R2-5:
ACGAGGTTCTTGCGCGTGGGCTCGAACCCGTAGGTGGCGAGGTCGCCGCCGTTGAGCTCGGCGAAGAACTCCTCCATGTCGGACTTGTCGTCCATCAGGTCGGCTTCCGCGAGCGTGTCCTGGGCGCGGTTGACGAGCTCCTTCAGGCCGGACTCGTCGGTGTAGGAGACGTCGAACTTCCCGAGGACGGAGTCCTGGAGCTCGTGGTGGAGGTAGTCGCCGTCGAGGAACTCGTCCTTGGTGGGGGAGGGACCGCCGACGAGGATGCCGTCGAGCTCGTGGCGGCGCGGGACGAAGAGGTCGTCGGCCATCCCGGCGACCTCCTGGTAGAAGTTGTCGATTGCTTCGAGGCGGAGGCGGGCGAACCGCTGTGCGGACTGACCGCCCTTGCGCTGTTTGCCGGGGACGAGGCTGGACGCTGACTTGACGGCCTCGATGCGTTTCCCTTTCAGCCAGCCGACGTTGGCCTCGCGGCGGTCGAGGACGATGAGCCCGTAGAGGCCCTTGTCGCCGAGCATCTCCTCTAAGGGCTCGGTGAGGAACGCGTCGTCGCAGTGGTAGCGGAACGACTGGATTTCCTGGGGCGGGGACTCCAGAACTTCGGTCACCATGTCGGTGCGGCCGCCGCCGGTATCGACGGCCCCGGAGAAGACGACGAGGCCGTTGTCCGGCGGGAACGTGTCGTAGTACCGCAGCCGGTCCTTGATGGATTTGAGGGCGTCCTGGACGTTCGTCCGGGTCTGCTTGGACTTGATGTTGGAGGCTTCGGAGTGCTCCTGGGTGACGTGGGCGACGACGTCCGAAATCTGCTTGTCCGGGGGGATGTAGATGGTCACCAGCTGGGTGCCGCTCCCGGTGTACTCCTTGAGGTCCTCGATGACCTTCTGGAACTCGTACTTTCGGCGGTCCTCGGACGGTGCGCCCTCCTGCTCGCTCATTACTCCGAGATAGCCGGCGTGCGCGTAAGTAAGCTTTGACCCGCGAGGTTCCCGCTCGGTTCGCGGTCCACAGTCCCGCCCAACGCTTTAAGTGCCGCTCTGCGTACGCGACAAACAATGACTGGACGCGTGTTCGCCGTCGCCTCCGGAAAGGGCGGCGTCGGCAAGACGACGACGGCCGTGAATCTGGCGGCGGCCATGGCGGAGGCCGACCGGTCGGTGGTGCTCGTGGACTACGACCTCGGCATGGCGAACGTCGGGGCCGTCCTCGACATTGAGCCGGGGGCGGCCACGCTCCACGACGTGCTCGCGGGCGAGGCGGACGCGCTGGACGCCGTCGTCGAGGCGCCCGGGGAGTTCGACGTGATGGTCGGCGGCACGAACATCGAGGACTTCGGTCGCGCGGACCCGTCCGGGCTCCGGGAAGTCGCGGCGGACCTCCGCGAGGAGTACGACGTCACCATCGTGGACACGGGCGGCGGGCTCAGCCACGACACGACCGTGCCGCTGGGGCTCGCGGACGACGTGCTGCTCGTGTCCACGCCGCAGGGCGCCGCGCTGGAGAACACCGCGAAGTCCCTGGAGCTCGCCGACCGCGTCGGCGGCGACGTGACGGGACTGGTGTTGACGCGAGTGGGCGGCGGCGACGCGGACGTGGAGGCCGCCGTCGAGGCGGTCGACGCGCCGCTGCTCGGCACGATTCCCGAGGACGGCGCGGTCCCGGACAGCGAGGCGGCGGGCGAGCCGCTGCTCGTCTACGCCCCGGAGAACCCGGCGGCGCAGTCGTACCGCGAGCTCGGCTACGAGCTCCTCGGGGAGTCGCCGCCGGTGTCGTTCCGGGACGGCGACGAGGACGGCGAGGTGTCGCCGGGCGCGGCGTTCGCGGAGGTCGCCGACGACGTGCCCGAGGAGGAGTCGCTTCTATCGCGGCTGACGGGCGGGCGCCTCGGTTGAACGGCAACAATTAAGCGAATACGGCCGCCGAGTGTCGGGTATGGCAAACGAGAACTCCGTCTCGACCGGCTGGCTGCTCCTCTACGTCGTGGTGGCACTGGGCATCGTCTACGGGTCGCTGGCGTTCGTCGGCGCGCTGTAACTGTTCTACATCGACTCCGGCGCTTCGATGCCGAGGACGTCCAGCGCGTTCGCCAGCGTTGTGCGCGCCGCATCGACGAGCGCGAGGCGCGCGGCCGCGACGTCGTCGTCGACGTCCTCGCGGAGCACTGGACACGACCGGTAGAACGCGTTGAACGTGTCCACGAACTCGCGGGCGTACGTCGCGACCTGGTGGGGTTCGCGGTCCATCGCGGCTTCCTCGACGACGCCGGGGAACCGCGCAACTGCTTTGAGGAGGTCGCGTTCCTCCTGTTCGTCCAGCAGGCCGGCGTCGAGCGCGGGTTCGAGGTCGCCGGCTTCCGCGCTGATGCCGCAGGCGCGAGCGTGCGCGTACTGGATGTACGGCGCGCTCTGTCCCTCGAAGTCGAGGGCGTCCTCCCAGTCGAACGTGATGGCTTTCGTCGGCTGCTTGGAGACGATGTCGTAGCGGACCGCGCCGATGCCGACCTGCCGGGCGATGCGCTCGACGTCGTCCTCGGTGAGGTCGTCGTCGCGGATGCGGTCGTCCATGCGCGAGCGGACGGCCTCCTCGGC
Proteins encoded in this window:
- the prf1 gene encoding peptide chain release factor aRF-1, translated to MSEQEGAPSEDRRKYEFQKVIEDLKEYTGSGTQLVTIYIPPDKQISDVVAHVTQEHSEASNIKSKQTRTNVQDALKSIKDRLRYYDTFPPDNGLVVFSGAVDTGGGRTDMVTEVLESPPQEIQSFRYHCDDAFLTEPLEEMLGDKGLYGLIVLDRREANVGWLKGKRIEAVKSASSLVPGKQRKGGQSAQRFARLRLEAIDNFYQEVAGMADDLFVPRRHELDGILVGGPSPTKDEFLDGDYLHHELQDSVLGKFDVSYTDESGLKELVNRAQDTLAEADLMDDKSDMEEFFAELNGGDLATYGFEPTRKNLVMGSVETLLISEDLRKDVVTYECPNDHEERELVAQRADTPEHTCSECGEDAEAAERDDAIDHLMEIAEQRGTDTHFISTDFEKGEQLLTAFGGIAGLLRYGTGV
- a CDS encoding MinD/ParA family protein, translated to MTGRVFAVASGKGGVGKTTTAVNLAAAMAEADRSVVLVDYDLGMANVGAVLDIEPGAATLHDVLAGEADALDAVVEAPGEFDVMVGGTNIEDFGRADPSGLREVAADLREEYDVTIVDTGGGLSHDTTVPLGLADDVLLVSTPQGAALENTAKSLELADRVGGDVTGLVLTRVGGGDADVEAAVEAVDAPLLGTIPEDGAVPDSEAAGEPLLVYAPENPAAQSYRELGYELLGESPPVSFRDGDEDGEVSPGAAFAEVADDVPEEESLLSRLTGGRLG